TCACGAGCGACACCGTCACGGCCTGATCCCTGACGGGTCAGTTACGGCCTGAACGCTACGATTCGGAAGATTCGTACGCACCCGATCGCTCGAGTTCGCCCCGTTTTCGAAGTACGTCCGGCGTTCGGCAGATTCCCGGCGCGCCCGTCACCTGCGGTACCGTACAGTTGTTACAGCTCTCACAGAGCACCCGCGTCGTCGCGTCACCGGCGTCGAGTAGTCGGGTGCCGAGCCGGGGTTCGGCGTAGAACGGTCGGGCCATTCCGACCGCGTCGCAGGCCGGTGTAGGGCCGTCCCCGCTGTCCTCGCCACCCCCGTCGTTCCCGCCGTCTCCGAGCAGCCGGTCGATCGTTCCGCGCTCGCGGATCCCGCCCTCCGCGAGGACCGGGATCGCCACCTGCTCGCGAACCCGTCGACAGAAGTCCTCGTTCCACGCGGGTTGGAAGTCGTACTGCAGGGATTGCACGCGGTTCCCCCAGGCGACGAGTCGCTTCCGGCCCGATCCGCCGAAGGCGACGTCGTACTCCTCCTGCAGGGCCTCGTTCGACCAGGCCCGATCGGGGTACGCCCCGCGGACGATGCTCATGTCCCAGACGACGGACGTCTGGACCGGAACCACCGCGTCGTAGCCGATCCGCTCGAGTCGACGGGCGATCTCGACTCCGTCGTCGAGCGAGAGCTTCCGCCGGACGATCGGCGCGGGCGGCGCGGGCGTCTCCGCGGGAACCTTGGTCATCAGGGGGACGTCGCCGGCCCGGTCGCGGATCTCGTCGTGGACGAGCGCGAGGAATTCGAGTCTGGCGTCCGGCGAGCCGCCGAACTCGTCGCCGCGGCGGTTGTAGAAGGGCGACAGGAACTGCTGGACGATGCCCATGTTCGCCCCCGCAAGGTGAATCCCGTCGTAGCCCGCGTCGACGGCGCGGGCGGCCGCTCGGCCGAAGTCCGCGGCGAGGTCGTACACCTCGTCGGTCGACAGGACGCGGGGGTCGTACGAGAGGAAGCCGAGCCGATCGAGGGCCCGTAACTGCCACGGCGGTTTCGATACCGCGAGTTGCTCGAGGTCCGGGTGCTTCCGGCGGTACTCTGCGTGCCACGTCTCCATGCTCCGCAGCCCGCCGTGTTCGAGCTGGACGAAGATGCGGCCGCCGTGCTCGTGGATCCGATCGGTCAGCCGCGACAGTCGCGAGACGAAGTCGGGGTCGTGGACGCGGGTCATCCCCGGTGCGGCACAGCCGCCCTCGCCGCGGACGATGGTCGCGCCCTGGCAGACGAGTCCGACGCCGGACGCGGCGGCGGGTTCGAGATCGTCGATCAGCGTGTCGACGGCGTCCGGTCCGTTGCCCGCGCACTCGAGCAGGGGCGCGCGATAGAGTCGGTTCGGGACCGTCAGCCCGCCGATCTCGATCGGATCTTCGAGGCTGGCCATGCAGGGCGTATCACGCGGCCGTACAAGAGCGTAGTGCCGGTCGGGGATCGGAGATTCCCCTCCTCGGAGTCGGGACGTATCTCGACGACACGATCGCTCCCTTCCCCCGTTCTGTCCCGTTCGCGACTACGACCTGTTCACGTCACGTCCGGGCGGCGGTGTGAGCCGAATCGGAACCCCCGGAGCGGCCGCGTCAGGGCGGGAGCACGACCGCACGCCCCTCGATCTCGTTGTGTTCCAGTCGTTCCGCGACCGTGTTGATCTCGTCGAGATCGTTTCGTTCGGTGCGCAACTCGACCTCGTCGCGATCGACGAGGGCGACGAGTTCCTGGAGTTCGGCGTACTTGCCGACCAGGGTCCCCCTGAAGGCGAACTCGCCGTTGACCAGGGCCTGACTGGGTTCGTGGATGTGCCCGCCGTAGCCGACGACGTGGTGGTCGCCGCCGGCGGCGACGATTTCGGGTGCCAGTGCGGTCGTCTCGTCCCCGCCGACGAAGTCGACGACCTGCTGGGCCCCCACGTCGTCGGTCAGGTCCGCGACGACGTCGGCGAGGTCCTCCTCGGCGGAGTTGACCGTGTGGCGAGCCCCCACCTCTTCTGCGAGTTCGAGCGCCTCGTCTTTGATGTCGGCGGCGACGATGTTCGCGCCGCTCATCGCGTCGAGACACTGGAGACCGATGTGGCCGAGGCCGCCGATGCCGATGACGACGCAGGTGTCGCCGGGATTGAGTTCGCGGACCGCCTTCTTCGCGGCGTGGTAGGCCGTGATTCCAGCGTCGGCGTGGGGTGCGATCTCGGTCGGGTCGACGCCCTCGGGAAGCGGGATCACCGCCCGCTCGTTCGTCTGGAGGTACTCGGCGAAGCCGCCGTCGGTTGTGAGGCCGTTGAACGCGCTGTTCTCGCAGTACATGTCCTCGCCGAGTCGGCAGGGCCGACAGATGCCGCAGGTCTGGACGGGGTGACAGATCACCGGATCGCCCTCCTCGACCAGCGTTACCTCGTCGCCGACCTCGGCGACGACGCCGGCGTTCTCGTGGCCCAGCGTCATCGGCAGATCCTGTGGCGCGTACTCTTCCCACATTCCCTCGATGATGTGGTTGTCCGTCTGGCACCAGCCCGCGCCCTCGACCTCGACGAGGACGCCGTCCGATCGATCGATCTCGGGTCGATCGATCTCGTCGATCGAGAGTGCCTCGCTCATGTCGTCGGTGTACTCGTGGAGTCTGGCTGCTTCCATGGTAACAACGTGCACATCACCGTACTAGGTGAAAACGTTCGCCCGAGTTATCGTTCGCTGTGACTGTCAGGTGATCCTCGACGTCGCTGGGACCGCGATCGAACCGGTCGTTCTTCGATACCTGAAAGTCAGACTCGTCTGAAAAAGAATAATGGGGGTTGCTACCGATTCACACGATGGGATGTATCAGCAAAACGGCGAGGATGTCTTCGTCATCGACGCTCACGTCCATCTGTGGGACGCCAGGGAGGACAACATCGTCCACGAGGGTGGCGAAGAGTTCATCCAGTGCTTCTACGACTATCACACGACGTTCACGCCGGACGAGCGCCAGTGGGACATGTCGGAGTATCGCCACTACGGGGCCGATCGGATGGTCGAGGACATGTTCGGCAACGCCGCTGCCGACATGGGAATCTTCCAGCCCACGTACCTGACCGACTTCTACGACGAGGGGTTCAACACGACCCACCAGAACGCCGAACTGGCGACCGAGTACCCCGAACGGTTCGTGCTCAACGGAACCTTCGATCCGCGCGACGGTGACGAGGGAATCGAGTATCTCGAAGAACTCCACGAGACGTACGACATTTCGGGGGTCAAGCTCTACACTGCCGAGTGGCGTGGCGACTCGAAGGGGTGGCGACTCGACGACGAGGAGGCGTTCCGGTTCTTAGAGAAGTGCCAGGAACTCGGTATCGAGAACGTCCATCCGCACAAAGGGCCGACGATCCGGCCGCTGAACCGCGACGCGTTCGACGTGAAAGACGTCGACGACGCGGCGTCGTCGTTCCCCGAACTCAACTTCGTCGTCGAACACGTCGGCCTCCCCCGACTCGACGACTTCTGCTGGATCGCCGCCCAGGAGCCGAACGTCTACGGCGGACTCGCAGTCGCCGCCCCGTTCGCCCAGAACCGCCCCGGCAAGTTCTCCGAGATCCTCTCGGAACTGCTCTGGTGGCTCGGCGAGGACCGTGTGCTGTTCGGCTCGGATTACGCGATCTGGAACCCCGACTGGCTCGTCGAGGAGGTCATGGAGGCCGAACTCACCCCGGAACACCGCGCGGAGTACGGCGTCGAGTGGGATCTCGAGACGAAACGGAAAGTGATGGGCGAGAACGCGGCCGACCTGTACGACATCGACATCGAGGAGAAACGCCGGACGTTCCAGGACGACGAGATCAGCCAGCAGTTCGATCTCGGCGACCACTACGCGAGCGAGGAACCGGCGGCGGCGGACGACTGATGTCGACTCCCGACTCCAGCGACGGCGATTCCGATCGCGGCTCCCGGTCGGATTCCGACACCGTCGGCCCCGATCGGGCGGCCGTCCGCGATCGGCTCGACCGCGTCACGGATCCCGAACTCGATCGCTCGATCGTCGCCCTCGACTACGTCGACGCGATCGAGATCGACGGCGACCGCGTCACCGTCCGGTTCACCCTGCCGACGGCGTGGTGCTCGCCGGCGTTCGCGTGGATGATGGCGATCGACGCCCGCGACGAAGTCGAAACCCTGCCGAGCGTCGCGGACGCGCGAATCATCCTGGACGAGCACATGCACGAGCAGGAGATCACCCGCGGCGTGAATGAGGGACGCTCCTTCGCCGAGGCGTTTCCCGACGCCGACGGCGACGTCGCCGCCGTCCGGGCGGAACTCGACGAGAAGGCCCGCGTCGCACGCCAGTACGACGCGATCGAGACGTTGCTCGACGCGGGTCTCGATGCCGAGACGATCGTCGAGCTTACCGTCGCGGACCTCGAGCGATCGGCGGCCAATCCGTCGGCCGCGTCCGCGGAGACGGCGAGCGATCCCACCGACGACGATGAGCGGGAGCAGCTTTCGATCTACGTCCAGAACCGCGCGGTCGCCGTCTCGGTTCCGGCAGCCCCGATCGATCGGTATCTCGAGAAAGCCCGAGAGACGGGCGTCGTCTCCGCACCTGACGACGTGTTGTTCCGGACGCCGGAGGGGCAGCCGATCGACGCCGACTCGTTCGACCTTGTCCACCGCCGCGGGCGACTCGCACAGGTCAACATGTCCAGTCAGGGCGGAATCTGTGAGGGGTTACAGGCGGCCAGGGAGCGCCGCTTCGAGGGGGCAGGCGACGACTGATAGGGATCGTTGTAACTTGTTACCGGCGATCGCCCGCCCGGGGCGGCGATCACCGGTAAAGAATCACAACAGACCGTATGAGTACGCAGGTGCCGTCGAATTTCTCCGTTTCCAGTCGTTTGCGGTCCGCCCACGTACACGGCTATCCTCGGATTTCGTCGAGTCGATCGCCGAGCACCTCACGGACCGAACTGATATCCCCGCCGATCCGGACGATCTGGTAGCCGGCGTCGATCGCCGCCTGTGCGTCGGCGGGATCGTTTCGAATCCGACCGATCGGGATCTCGGCGGCAAGGCAGGCCTCGAGCGTTCGATCGATCGCGGCCGTCACGGCGTCGTGATTCTTCGCCGTCGGATCGCCGGCCGACATCGATATCTCGAGATCCGCCGGACCGACGAACGCGAACCCGAGTTGCGGAACGGCGAGGATCTCTTCGATGTTTTCGACTGCCCGTTCGTTCTCGATCATCGTCCCTACGAGGACCTCGTCGTCCTCGCCGGCGACGAAGCTGTCGACGTAGCCGGCCCACTCGCCCGATCGGCCGACGCCGACGCCTCTGTTGCCGACGTCGCCGTCGTAAGCGAAGTAGGCCGCTTCGATCCCTCGGCGGAGTTCGCTCGCCGTCTCGATTCGGGGGAGCAGAACCGTCCGGACGCCGGCGTCGAGGACCTTCCTGACGAGGGGAGGCTCCGGAGCCGGCAGTCGAACCAGCAACTCGATGTCGGCCGCTTCGGCTGCTCGAGTGAACTCCTCGAAGGCGGTGCTGTCGTACGGGCTCGGGCCCCCGTGCTCGAAGTCCAGCCAGACGTAATCCAGCCCGAGGCGACCGAATGTTTCGATCACCGTCGGTGAGAACGTCTCCGAACTCGCTCCGAGAACCGTCTCACCGTGTTCGAGCGCACGTCGGAACCCGTTTTCGGACCTCATCCGGCCACCTCTCGGCTCAGATCGGCGCGGTTTTTCGTGGAGTCCGGCAGTCCACCGTCGTACACCGTGCGGACGTTTGCGGCCGCCTGTTGACTCATTCTGCTGAGTGCCTGCTCGGTCACGCCGCCGACGTGGGGCGTCAGGAGCACCTCGTCCCGTGCGTAGAGCGGGTGGTCGTCTCCTGGCGGTTCCGTCTCGAAGGTGTCGAGGCCGGCCCCGGCTACGGTCCCGCTCTCGAGCGCCTCGTGGAGTGCCGTCTCCTCGACGACTGCCCCCCGCGAGGTGTTGATCAGAACGCCGGTCTCGCCAAGCGCTGCCAGCTCCGCGGTCGAAACCGAGTGGCGCGTCCGATCGGTCAAGGGGACGTGAGCGCTCACCGTGTTCGATCGCTCGAACAGTGCCTCGAGCGACTCGACTCGTTCGACCCCTTCCAAGAAGGCGTCGTCGGGTTTCTTTGGATCGAACGCGAGGACGGTCATCCCTAGTCCCGTAGCGAGATCTGCCGTCTTCCGCCCGATGTTTCCAAACCCGTACACGCCGAACGTATCTCTGGTGAGTTCGTCGCCAGTGAACGCGGCCCGTTCCCAGTTGCCCGCACGGACGTGTCTGTCCGCCGTGTGGAGATTTCGACGAACGCCGAACAGCAGCGCTATCGCGTGTTCTGCGACCGACCGTGCGTTCGCGCCGGGCGTGTTACAGACGACGATATCCCGCCGCGATGCTGCCGGAACGTCTACGTTGTCGAGTCCGCTTCCGTGTTTCGCGATGACCTGCAACCGGTCCGCCCGATCGATGACATCGGCACCGAGCGGGGCCACTCTGACGATGACGGCATCGTACCGATCGATATCGTCGAGTGCGGCCTCGTAACTGCCGTACTCGTCCATACCAGTACACCGCGCAAAATCCGCGATCGATTCCGGACCCGACGGATCGATCCGCATCGGGAGTAACACCTCCCAATCTGTGGCCATAGGTACCTGTCCACAGTCGCTGTAAAAAGTATGTGACCCGATACTCAGATCGGCTGAAACGTATGCGACCCGGTGATCAGAGACGGTGAACAGTACAGAATTTCTGGTGGGGTCCGCCACTCCGCCGATCGGTTCCGTGTGCCGGCACGTGACGGAAGGAACCCCAATTCAGGCGGCCACTGACGGGAGCGTCGGTAGTTTACTCCCCCCGTCTCCGTCCCCGGGCTCCGTGGACTCGCCGGAACGTGACGAAATACGACAGCCCCGTGTACTATCTTTCGGCTCCGATTGGAGCCAGCACCGATCGACGGTCGTCGGATAGACACTGTAGGACCGGTGTACCCTACTTTTCGACATCGAGCAGTGCGACTCGCTCCCGGACTAGCGCGCCGATCGAGGCGTCGGTTGCCGATCGCTCGGCGTCGGTGATTTCGAAGAAGTTACAGATTGTCGCTGACTCGCCGACCTCGAGTGTGGGTTCGACGCCGACGACTGCGTCGAGGTCGTCGAGCGACGCGAGGGTGGCTGCTTCGGCGTCGGCATCGGCCCCATCCGTGGCGGCGACGAGTATCACGGCCGGCCCCTCGCCCTCGTCAACCCCCATTTCGAGTGCCCGGTCGATCTGGCGGCGGCCGGCGGCGTACAGCAGGATCTCGACCGCCCGATCCCGGGCGACGTTCTCGCCGCGATCGATCGCTCGGTCGGCCAGTTCGACGGCTCGCTCGAGGTGGGCCCGGTCGGCGACGTAGCGCGCGTCGAACGCCTGGATCGTCGTGCCGTGGCGATCGCCGATCGCGCCGAGGTCGGCGACGAACGAATCGAGGTCGTCGATCTCGAGGCGGCATTCGAGCAGTTCCATCAGAAATCACCCAGGCTGGACTGGCTCTCGTCCGCGTCGTCGGCCTCGTCCTGTACCGGTTCGGCGCGATCGGGTCCCTCGCCGCTGTCGCCTCGATCGCCGCTCGTTTCACCAGCCGTCGCGCTGGCAGTCGACGTGGCCGGGGCCGGTTCGACGCCGTCCATCGAGGGGTCCTCGCGGCCGGCGTTGTCGAGGATGTTCTCGGCCGTCTTCTCGCCTTTCAGCGCGCCGAGGATCACGCTCTTGTCGGCGGTTCGCAACTCGGCGGGGTCCTCGATCCCGCGCTCGTACAGTCGCCGGGCGCGTTTGCGGCCCACGTCGCCGACCGAGACGAGTTCGAGCAGTTCTTCGCCGACGCCGTGCTCGACGCGAGCCCGCGCCTCGCGGACGGCGACGGTCCACTCGCTGTCGATCTCGACCGCCAGCGACTCGGCTGCCCCGAGCAGCCACTCGGCGGTGTCGACCTTTCCGCGGAGGTCTCCGGGGCCGATCTTGTACCGCTCCGTGATCGTGTCCTCGTCCAGTTCCTCCGCCCAGTCCTCGAGCAGCCGGCCCGTCTTGAGGGCGGACAGCCAGTCCTCGAAGCGGTCGTCCTCGAACTCGCTCGGCGGATCGCCGAGCAGTTCGGCCTCGCGCTCGTAGAAGAGTTCGCCGTACCGCTCGTCCTCGCCCGATCGCAGGTAGAGTTCGTACATGTCGGGGGTGCGCGAGATAAGCTGGTAGCATCCGAGCGCGGTGGGGCGTGCGTCGGCCGACTCGAGTCCGTGGACGATTTCGGCGGCGCTCATCGGATCGAGGTAGAGCCGGGAGACGGTGTGGCCGAGGCTGGTCGCCTCGAGTTCCTCGTCTCGGCCGCCACCGTCGACGAGATCGGCAGCCGAGGTGAACGCCCCGCTGTCGTCGGTTTCCGCCGTCTCACCGCCGTTCCGTTCGACGAAATCGTTCCGCTCGAGATACGACAGCACGTCGTCGGCCACCCGTTCGAGTCGGCCCGGTTCCGTCGACTGGCTCGCGTAGAGCGTCTCCGCGAGGAAGTCGAGCAGGCCCTCGCGGGTTCTGGCGAAACCGGAGGCGATCGTCGCGAGCACGTGCGTTCGCAGGGCCGGTTCGGCGGCGAGTTTCGATCGAACTGGCTCCGGATCGGCCCAGACGTAGCGATCGAACAGTTCCTCGCTCTCGTCGTGGCTCCTGGCGAGCAGGACGGCCTCGCCGTAGGGGTCGAGGCCGGGTCGACCCGCCCGCCCCATCATCTGGTGGACCTCGAGGACGTCGAGCGGTGCCATCCCGCCTGCGGTGGGGTCGAAGCGCCGCCAGTCGCGGACGACGACCCGACGAGCGGGGGTGTTCACCCCGGCCGCGAGGGTCGGCGTGGCCGAGATCACCTTCAGCAACCGATCGCGGAAGGCGTCCTCGACGAGGCTGCGCTGGGTGCTCGAGAGACCGGCGTGGTGGAAGGCCGACCCGTTTTCGACGCACTCCGCGAGTTCCTCGCTCGTCTCGGTGTCGCTATCCCCCCGGATTTCTTCGGCGAGGTCGGCCAGGTCCGTCCGCTCGACGTCGGTCAGTTCGCGGCTCGCGACCTGCCCGAGTCGCCTGCCCGCCGCCTCCGCGTTCCGGCGGGAGTTGACGAATACGAGCGATGAGCCGCCCTCCTGCAGGATGTCGCGGACGAGCGCGGCCTCCTGTTTTTCGCTCCCGTCGACGGGTACCTCGCGCGTCGAACCGTCGTCGAAGTTCAGGGCGTTGCCGTAGTGGACCCCCATCCGGAGGTCGATCGGACGCCAGTCCGTGTCGACGAGCGAGGCGTCGAGCCAGTCGGCGATCTCGTCGGCGTTGCCGACCGTCGCCGAGAGCGCGACGACCTGTAACGCGGGATTCAGCTGTCGCAACTTGGCGAGGGTGACCTCGAGCGTCGGCCCCCGGTTCGAGTCGTCGATGAGGTGGACCTCGTCGCTGACGACGCAGGTGAGGTCGGAGAGCCAGTCGGCCCCGTTGCGCACGAGTGAGTCGACCTTCTCGCTGGTCGCCACGATGATGTCCTTCGCGGCGAGCCACTCGTCCGTGCTCTCGTAGTTGCCCGTCGTGACGCCCACCGTCACGCCGAACCTCTCGTAGGCCTCGAACTCGGCCTTTTTTTCGCTGGCGAGCGCTCGCAAGGGGACGATGTAGAGCGCTTTTCCACCGCGTTCGACCGCCGACAGCATCGAGAGCGCGGCGATCATGGTCTTCCCGCTGGCGGTGGGGACGGCGGCGACGAGGTTCTCGCCCTCGGTCGCGCCGGCCTCGACCGCGTCGGCCTGTGGCGGGTACAGCTCCTCGATCCCCTCGCGCTCGAAGTGGTCGATCGCGCCGGGCGGGAGCCCCGACAGCTCCTCGATATGCATTGTCCGCAGTTGGCACGTGCAGCGGTTTAAACTGTCGTCTCGGTGGGCGGCGATCGACGACGGCGGGATCGATCTCGGTTCAGTCGTCGTGCTGGAGTCAGGTGCCTTTTTGCGACTGTCGCCGGAACCGACGGGTATGTCGACGCTGGCCAGTGCCCTTCGATCGTCGCCGCTCCGGTCGGGGACGGCCCGCGGTCGTAGCGGCAAACTCCTCGTCGGGGCCGGACTGGGCGTACTCACGCTGGGAATGACGACCGACACGCTCGGCCGTCGGGTCGCCGTTGCGGGGTGGCAGCCGTCGGTGCTCGAACTCGGCGTCCTCCTCGTCGGGGCTGCGGTCGTCGTCGCGTTCGGGCAGTACCTGCTGGGCAAGCTGAAGCGGGCCGCCGGCTACGGCCTCCTCGGCTCGATCGGGCTCGGAATCGGCCTTCCGGGCCTGATCGCGCTCCCCGCCGTCGGCGGCATCGCTCGCCGGCTCGGATCGACGGTCTACGTCCGGATCCCGTGGATCGGCCCCTCCCGCTGGGAGCGCGCCCTCGCCGCCGTCGGCGGGCCGCGCGGACTCGTCTCCGGTGGCTACGGGACGACGCTCCTGGCGATCGGTGCCTCGACGGGCAAACTCCACGAGGTGTACGTCGTCTTCGGTAACCGGCTCTCGTTGCTCGCGGTCTTCATCCTGCTGACTGCACCGGGAATCGTCGTCTACTACCTGCGACGATAGATCGATGGGTGTGGCGACCGAAGCCCGCCTATGATCGACCCCGATCGGGTCCTCGTCCCCACGCTCGGCCGCCCGCAGGAGGACGAGGCGCTCGCGTACGCCCTCGAGACGTTCCCAGAAGCCGACGTCACGCTGCTCGCCGTCGTCACGCCGCTGGACGCACCGCTCAGCGAGGGTGGCGTGCTCGAGCGAAGCGACGAGCGGACCGAGGCGGCACGCGATCGTGCCGCCCGACTGCGAGCGTCGGTCGACGACGCGGCGATCGATCGGGTCCGGATCGAGACGGTGGAGGGGCGGCCCGGCACGGTCGTTCCCCAGTACGCGTCCGAGGAAGACGTCGATCACGTCGTCATGTCCGGACACGACGCCAGTTCGATGGGCTTCGTGCGGCGGTTCCTCGGTCGCAGTGTCGCGACCACGGTCATCGACCGGACGCCACGACCGGTAACCGTCCTCGAGTGACGACCGACGGTCCGTCAGTTCGCGATCGACGGAAGCCGGTGTCCGGAGTCAGCCGCCGAGCGCGAGTGCGAGCGCCCGGTAGAGGCCGTAGCTGACGACGGTGGAACTCCCGAGCGTCAGCAGCCAGAAGCTGATCGTGAATCCGATCTTGCGCCGGGAGACGCCGGCCGACCCCGCGGCCAGCCCGCCGCCGATGACGCCCGAGAGGATGATGTTGTTGAGCGAGATCGGGATCCCGAGCGCGATCGCAAGCTGTGCGATGACGAAGCCGGGCACGAGCGCCGCGATCGATCGGCGAGCGCCCAGTTGGGCGTACTCCCGGGAGGTCGCCTGCAGGAGTCGCGGCGCGCCCATCCACGCGCCGGCGAGGATGCCGGTCGCGCCGATCGCGAGCAGGATGATCGTCGGGAGCCCGAGTTCGATCCGGAAGAGGTTCTCGAGCGGGCCGGTCGCGAGCCCGACCTGCGAGCCGCCCGACGAGAACGCGACGATGCCGCCGAGCACGAGCAGGAACGAGCGGATGCCCCGCTCGACGGAGACGAGGACGCGTCTGCGGATCCAGTGGAAGGCGAGAGCACCGACGACGATCGTCACGAGGACCGTCCCGAGGTCGATCCCGGCGGCCAGTTCCGGCCCGCCGCCGAACTGACGCGAGACGAACCGCGCCAGCGTCCCCTGGTCGGCGCCGGGGTCCGGGATGACCCCGAGTCTGACGTTCGCGACGATCGCGCCGACGACGCCCGCGAGCAGCGGGACGCCGATCGATTCGGGAACGTCGTCCCGGCGCAAGGTGACCGCGGTCGCGTACGCCAGTCCGCCGGACATGAACGGAACGAGCAGCCAGAAGATGCCGAGGCGACGGTAGGTCGCCAGTGCGGGGTCGCCGCCGAGCGAGAGGCCGACGCCGACCATCGCCCCCGTGGTCGCGAACGCCGCGGGGATCGGGTACCGCGTGTAGATCCCGATCGCCATGAACGACGCCGCGGTCAGCAGCCCCGCCGTGGCCGCCAGCGGCGTGATCGCGACGCCGTCGATCAGATCAGAACCGACGGTCTCGGAGATGCTCCCGCCCTGCATGAGCGCGCCGGCGGCCGCGAGCAGGCCGATTACGAACGCGGCCTGCATCGTCGAGATGGCGTTCGCGCCGATCGCCGGCGCGAACGGCGGCGAGTTG
The nucleotide sequence above comes from Halosolutus halophilus. Encoded proteins:
- a CDS encoding NADH:flavin oxidoreductase, with protein sequence MASLEDPIEIGGLTVPNRLYRAPLLECAGNGPDAVDTLIDDLEPAAASGVGLVCQGATIVRGEGGCAAPGMTRVHDPDFVSRLSRLTDRIHEHGGRIFVQLEHGGLRSMETWHAEYRRKHPDLEQLAVSKPPWQLRALDRLGFLSYDPRVLSTDEVYDLAADFGRAAARAVDAGYDGIHLAGANMGIVQQFLSPFYNRRGDEFGGSPDARLEFLALVHDEIRDRAGDVPLMTKVPAETPAPPAPIVRRKLSLDDGVEIARRLERIGYDAVVPVQTSVVWDMSIVRGAYPDRAWSNEALQEEYDVAFGGSGRKRLVAWGNRVQSLQYDFQPAWNEDFCRRVREQVAIPVLAEGGIRERGTIDRLLGDGGNDGGGEDSGDGPTPACDAVGMARPFYAEPRLGTRLLDAGDATTRVLCESCNNCTVPQVTGAPGICRTPDVLRKRGELERSGAYESSES
- a CDS encoding NAD(P)-dependent alcohol dehydrogenase, translating into MEAARLHEYTDDMSEALSIDEIDRPEIDRSDGVLVEVEGAGWCQTDNHIIEGMWEEYAPQDLPMTLGHENAGVVAEVGDEVTLVEEGDPVICHPVQTCGICRPCRLGEDMYCENSAFNGLTTDGGFAEYLQTNERAVIPLPEGVDPTEIAPHADAGITAYHAAKKAVRELNPGDTCVVIGIGGLGHIGLQCLDAMSGANIVAADIKDEALELAEEVGARHTVNSAEEDLADVVADLTDDVGAQQVVDFVGGDETTALAPEIVAAGGDHHVVGYGGHIHEPSQALVNGEFAFRGTLVGKYAELQELVALVDRDEVELRTERNDLDEINTVAERLEHNEIEGRAVVLPP
- a CDS encoding amidohydrolase family protein, yielding MYQQNGEDVFVIDAHVHLWDAREDNIVHEGGEEFIQCFYDYHTTFTPDERQWDMSEYRHYGADRMVEDMFGNAAADMGIFQPTYLTDFYDEGFNTTHQNAELATEYPERFVLNGTFDPRDGDEGIEYLEELHETYDISGVKLYTAEWRGDSKGWRLDDEEAFRFLEKCQELGIENVHPHKGPTIRPLNRDAFDVKDVDDAASSFPELNFVVEHVGLPRLDDFCWIAAQEPNVYGGLAVAAPFAQNRPGKFSEILSELLWWLGEDRVLFGSDYAIWNPDWLVEEVMEAELTPEHRAEYGVEWDLETKRKVMGENAADLYDIDIEEKRRTFQDDEISQQFDLGDHYASEEPAAADD
- a CDS encoding iron-sulfur cluster assembly protein, encoding MSTPDSSDGDSDRGSRSDSDTVGPDRAAVRDRLDRVTDPELDRSIVALDYVDAIEIDGDRVTVRFTLPTAWCSPAFAWMMAIDARDEVETLPSVADARIILDEHMHEQEITRGVNEGRSFAEAFPDADGDVAAVRAELDEKARVARQYDAIETLLDAGLDAETIVELTVADLERSAANPSAASAETASDPTDDDEREQLSIYVQNRAVAVSVPAAPIDRYLEKARETGVVSAPDDVLFRTPEGQPIDADSFDLVHRRGRLAQVNMSSQGGICEGLQAARERRFEGAGDD
- a CDS encoding HpcH/HpaI aldolase family protein — its product is MRSENGFRRALEHGETVLGASSETFSPTVIETFGRLGLDYVWLDFEHGGPSPYDSTAFEEFTRAAEAADIELLVRLPAPEPPLVRKVLDAGVRTVLLPRIETASELRRGIEAAYFAYDGDVGNRGVGVGRSGEWAGYVDSFVAGEDDEVLVGTMIENERAVENIEEILAVPQLGFAFVGPADLEISMSAGDPTAKNHDAVTAAIDRTLEACLAAEIPIGRIRNDPADAQAAIDAGYQIVRIGGDISSVREVLGDRLDEIRG
- a CDS encoding hydroxyacid dehydrogenase; translation: MATDWEVLLPMRIDPSGPESIADFARCTGMDEYGSYEAALDDIDRYDAVIVRVAPLGADVIDRADRLQVIAKHGSGLDNVDVPAASRRDIVVCNTPGANARSVAEHAIALLFGVRRNLHTADRHVRAGNWERAAFTGDELTRDTFGVYGFGNIGRKTADLATGLGMTVLAFDPKKPDDAFLEGVERVESLEALFERSNTVSAHVPLTDRTRHSVSTAELAALGETGVLINTSRGAVVEETALHEALESGTVAGAGLDTFETEPPGDDHPLYARDEVLLTPHVGGVTEQALSRMSQQAAANVRTVYDGGLPDSTKNRADLSREVAG
- the cgi121 gene encoding KEOPS complex subunit Cgi121; amino-acid sequence: MELLECRLEIDDLDSFVADLGAIGDRHGTTIQAFDARYVADRAHLERAVELADRAIDRGENVARDRAVEILLYAAGRRQIDRALEMGVDEGEGPAVILVAATDGADADAEAATLASLDDLDAVVGVEPTLEVGESATICNFFEITDAERSATDASIGALVRERVALLDVEK
- a CDS encoding ATP-dependent DNA helicase, which gives rise to MHIEELSGLPPGAIDHFEREGIEELYPPQADAVEAGATEGENLVAAVPTASGKTMIAALSMLSAVERGGKALYIVPLRALASEKKAEFEAYERFGVTVGVTTGNYESTDEWLAAKDIIVATSEKVDSLVRNGADWLSDLTCVVSDEVHLIDDSNRGPTLEVTLAKLRQLNPALQVVALSATVGNADEIADWLDASLVDTDWRPIDLRMGVHYGNALNFDDGSTREVPVDGSEKQEAALVRDILQEGGSSLVFVNSRRNAEAAGRRLGQVASRELTDVERTDLADLAEEIRGDSDTETSEELAECVENGSAFHHAGLSSTQRSLVEDAFRDRLLKVISATPTLAAGVNTPARRVVVRDWRRFDPTAGGMAPLDVLEVHQMMGRAGRPGLDPYGEAVLLARSHDESEELFDRYVWADPEPVRSKLAAEPALRTHVLATIASGFARTREGLLDFLAETLYASQSTEPGRLERVADDVLSYLERNDFVERNGGETAETDDSGAFTSAADLVDGGGRDEELEATSLGHTVSRLYLDPMSAAEIVHGLESADARPTALGCYQLISRTPDMYELYLRSGEDERYGELFYEREAELLGDPPSEFEDDRFEDWLSALKTGRLLEDWAEELDEDTITERYKIGPGDLRGKVDTAEWLLGAAESLAVEIDSEWTVAVREARARVEHGVGEELLELVSVGDVGRKRARRLYERGIEDPAELRTADKSVILGALKGEKTAENILDNAGREDPSMDGVEPAPATSTASATAGETSGDRGDSGEGPDRAEPVQDEADDADESQSSLGDF
- a CDS encoding universal stress protein, with amino-acid sequence MIDPDRVLVPTLGRPQEDEALAYALETFPEADVTLLAVVTPLDAPLSEGGVLERSDERTEAARDRAARLRASVDDAAIDRVRIETVEGRPGTVVPQYASEEDVDHVVMSGHDASSMGFVRRFLGRSVATTVIDRTPRPVTVLE